In Pseudomonadota bacterium, the following are encoded in one genomic region:
- a CDS encoding DNA-3-methyladenine glycosylase I encodes MSYCQFAYQHPLHQEHHDREHGFPVADEKVLFERLVLEINQPGLSWLTVLKKREHFRDAFAGYDLEQLASYGTGEIEQLLKNPGIIRHRQKIEAVVYNAQQILDFVDGFSGWLQQLHPCPLDAWVKCFRKVFRFTGPSVVHEFLMSVGYLPGAHQKECPVYEKVLRANPAWAEI; translated from the coding sequence ATGAGTTATTGCCAATTTGCCTATCAACACCCCCTACATCAAGAACATCATGACCGTGAGCATGGTTTTCCTGTCGCCGATGAAAAAGTTTTATTTGAGCGATTGGTGCTGGAGATTAATCAGCCGGGATTGTCGTGGCTAACGGTTTTAAAAAAACGTGAACATTTTCGAGACGCTTTTGCAGGATATGATTTGGAACAACTTGCATCCTATGGAACTGGGGAAATTGAACAGTTATTGAAGAACCCAGGTATTATTCGACATCGGCAGAAGATTGAAGCAGTTGTTTATAATGCCCAGCAAATCTTGGATTTTGTAGATGGTTTTTCAGGCTGGCTTCAACAGTTGCACCCATGCCCCCTTGATGCTTGGGTCAAATGCTTTCGCAAAGTTTTCCGTTTTACAGGCCCCAGCGTGGTGCACGAATTTCTGATGAGTGTCGGTTATCTACCGGGAGCACATCAGAAAGAGTGCCCGGTTTATGAAAAGGTGTTGAGAGCAAATCCGGCTTGGGCAGAAATTTGA
- a CDS encoding TraB/GumN family protein, translating to MLNAVGVEYIVASEVEVSHSTKKRNYGFWAVHPDNSEQKILLVGSCHSYPLVELPTDLVKEMKSHDILVTEVVKDTNIEEHLKYARKAFKSFNPKVLTERNNKTVGWKTDDQGWEIGDNPWTESQCFSEEIKAFFQENMQDILGEDLLLHHLHPETLLCFLKCCVGKLYGVDNDIIRYYRDSGKESSGLETSEDRKKAISEDVYFRLGHKTVSFVPSYSQDMVSFGLEKLIDEFEVYRSILNADIEVVGSEHHNKKLVESELYLQYHEDGVIPSSAIPSYHSTVGFELTELYKYLEQGRNNIWVPKLMDMFSTNPEKSFTIVVGAKHITTSEDSLITLLETEGFTFKPFVADD from the coding sequence ATGTTAAACGCGGTTGGCGTGGAATATATTGTTGCTTCTGAAGTAGAAGTTTCACACAGTACAAAGAAGAGGAATTATGGATTCTGGGCAGTGCACCCAGATAATTCTGAGCAAAAAATTCTTTTAGTCGGAAGCTGTCATAGTTATCCTCTTGTAGAACTTCCCACCGATCTTGTTAAAGAAATGAAAAGTCATGATATTTTGGTAACAGAAGTAGTAAAAGATACAAATATTGAAGAACATCTAAAATATGCTAGGAAGGCATTTAAATCTTTCAACCCTAAAGTATTAACTGAAAGGAATAATAAAACAGTTGGTTGGAAAACGGATGATCAAGGTTGGGAAATAGGTGATAATCCATGGACCGAGTCTCAATGCTTTTCAGAGGAAATCAAAGCTTTTTTCCAAGAGAATATGCAAGATATTTTGGGAGAAGATTTGCTTCTTCATCATTTGCATCCCGAGACTTTATTGTGTTTTTTGAAGTGCTGCGTGGGAAAATTATATGGTGTTGATAATGACATAATAAGGTACTATAGAGATTCAGGTAAAGAATCTTCTGGTCTTGAAACTTCAGAAGATAGAAAAAAAGCTATCTCGGAAGATGTGTATTTTAGATTAGGCCATAAAACAGTATCTTTTGTGCCATCGTATTCACAGGATATGGTGTCATTTGGTCTTGAAAAGTTAATTGATGAATTCGAGGTTTATAGAAGTATTTTGAACGCTGATATTGAAGTTGTGGGATCAGAGCATCATAACAAGAAATTAGTAGAGTCCGAGCTATATCTTCAATACCACGAAGATGGAGTAATTCCTTCTTCTGCAATTCCTTCGTACCATAGCACAGTTGGTTTTGAGCTTACTGAACTATACAAATATCTTGAACAAGGCCGTAATAATATTTGGGTACCAAAATTAATGGATATGTTTTCAACAAACCCTGAAAAATCTTTTACCATTGTCGTAGGGGCTAAGCACATCACGACTAGTGAAGATAGCCTCATTACCTTGCTAGAGACAGAAGGATTTACTTTCAAGCCATTTGTTGCAGATGACTAG
- a CDS encoding thioredoxin family protein, whose translation MAVIESEMIPLGTKAPDFNLKDATSGQMVILSKQKSDVATVVMFICNHCPFVKHIQKKLAEVAQSYQKQGVVFLGINANDFIAYPSDSPENMKRVAAENDYSFPYLIDETQDVARAYNAVCTPEFYIFDANLKCIYRGRFDDSTPGNGVKVTGNDLTTALDQVLKGQDADLEQIPSRGCSIKWKP comes from the coding sequence ATGGCTGTTATTGAATCTGAAATGATCCCTCTAGGGACCAAGGCCCCTGATTTTAACTTGAAAGATGCCACTTCTGGGCAAATGGTTATCTTATCAAAGCAGAAATCAGATGTGGCAACGGTAGTCATGTTTATTTGCAACCACTGCCCATTTGTAAAGCATATTCAAAAAAAATTGGCAGAAGTTGCCCAAAGTTATCAAAAACAAGGAGTGGTTTTTCTGGGAATTAACGCCAACGACTTTATAGCCTATCCTAGTGACTCACCTGAAAATATGAAGCGGGTCGCTGCTGAAAACGACTACTCATTCCCCTATTTGATCGATGAAACTCAAGATGTTGCGCGTGCATATAATGCTGTTTGCACACCAGAGTTTTACATTTTTGACGCCAATCTAAAATGTATCTATCGCGGTCGATTTGACGATTCAACTCCTGGCAATGGTGTTAAAGTCACAGGTAACGATCTTACCACGGCCTTAGATCAAGTTCTGAAGGGACAAGATGCTGATTTAGAACAAATTCCCAGTCGTGGATGTAGTATTAAGTGGAAGCCGTAG
- the rplI gene encoding 50S ribosomal protein L9, with the protein MEVILLERIEKLGFIGDVVKVKNGYARNFLLPQKKALRASKENREYFETQKVQLEANNLKARQDAEKIQDKVDGMTVVMIRKAGDSGQLYGSVTTRDIAAAMTEAGVSLRSDQVILHHSIKMLGLHRAKIMLHPEVSVWAVVNVAKSAEEAEAQIEAEKALIEQSAKKAEDPYQYDVPEAMLESAEEDAAEESEAGE; encoded by the coding sequence ATGGAAGTTATTTTATTAGAACGCATTGAGAAACTGGGGTTTATCGGTGACGTAGTCAAGGTCAAGAATGGCTATGCACGCAATTTTCTTTTGCCTCAGAAAAAAGCTTTAAGGGCGTCGAAAGAAAATCGAGAGTACTTTGAAACCCAAAAAGTACAGCTTGAAGCAAACAACTTAAAAGCTCGTCAGGATGCTGAAAAGATTCAGGACAAAGTAGATGGCATGACAGTTGTGATGATTCGCAAAGCTGGAGACTCAGGTCAGTTATACGGTTCGGTTACCACACGTGATATCGCAGCTGCTATGACAGAAGCCGGTGTCAGCTTAAGGAGCGATCAGGTTATTTTGCACCATTCCATTAAGATGCTTGGGCTGCACCGCGCTAAAATCATGCTGCACCCAGAGGTAAGTGTATGGGCGGTGGTCAACGTTGCCAAATCTGCAGAAGAAGCTGAAGCCCAGATAGAAGCAGAAAAAGCCTTGATTGAACAGAGTGCTAAAAAGGCAGAAGATCCCTATCAGTATGATGTACCTGAAGCAATGTTAGAAAGTGCTGAAGAAGATGCTGCTGAGGAAAGTGAAGCTGGGGAATAA
- the rpsR gene encoding 30S ribosomal protein S18, translating into MAYDSRSRSETSSGDGGRPSAQRQLFRRRKVCPFCEKGAPKIDYKDVRLLQRYLSERGRILPRRISFVSSGHQRELAQAIKRARHLALLPYVVK; encoded by the coding sequence ATGGCATATGATTCAAGATCAAGAAGTGAGACGTCCTCAGGTGATGGGGGGCGCCCCAGTGCTCAACGTCAACTGTTTAGGCGTCGTAAAGTCTGTCCCTTCTGTGAAAAGGGAGCACCGAAAATCGATTATAAGGATGTGCGGTTGTTGCAAAGATATTTGTCTGAAAGGGGCAGAATATTACCTCGTCGTATCTCATTTGTATCCTCTGGACACCAAAGAGAGTTAGCACAAGCAATCAAACGGGCACGCCACTTGGCATTGTTGCCTTACGTTGTGAAATAA
- the rpsF gene encoding 30S ribosomal protein S6: protein MNLYESIFIARQELSSAQVDTLTEKFSGILTEKGAEVSRTEYAGLKQLAYPIKKSHKGHYVLMNVTAGGDAIEEMERNMRLSEDVIRFLTIAVDEHQTQPSALLQQPRPPRTYGGRDFSDDRPKRPFRGDRDRSSGSTSAQDSSNRDSSSQDTPNDKSPSDKS from the coding sequence ATGAACCTATATGAGAGCATTTTTATTGCTCGCCAAGAATTATCGTCAGCGCAAGTTGATACGCTTACGGAGAAATTTTCAGGAATTTTGACGGAAAAGGGTGCTGAAGTCAGCAGGACTGAGTACGCGGGTCTGAAACAGCTAGCGTATCCTATTAAGAAAAGTCACAAAGGACACTATGTGTTGATGAATGTGACTGCCGGTGGTGACGCTATCGAAGAGATGGAGCGCAACATGCGACTCAGTGAAGATGTGATTCGCTTTTTAACAATCGCTGTTGACGAGCACCAGACGCAACCCTCTGCATTGCTACAGCAACCTCGTCCGCCGCGCACTTACGGGGGACGGGATTTTTCTGATGATAGACCAAAGCGACCTTTCCGAGGGGATCGAGATCGAAGCTCTGGGTCTACTAGCGCGCAAGATAGTTCCAATCGGGACAGCTCCAGTCAAGATACTCCAAATGATAAAAGCCCAAGTGATAAAAGTTAG